Proteins from a genomic interval of Kitasatospora kifunensis:
- a CDS encoding SigE family RNA polymerase sigma factor, translated as MDHSPTTDQAPPGPLDFLEFATARGGQLYKTAYLLTGGDRHLAEDLVQEALSRMFVRWKRLSRLENPAGYAQTVLVNTFLSLRRRRSSREQATFEFPEVAVTDADPALRLTLLRALQQLPAPDRAVLVLRFWEDRSIEETATILGLSSTAVRSRSHRALGRLRARLGDSFTERLQAQPR; from the coding sequence ATGGACCACTCACCGACGACCGATCAGGCGCCACCAGGGCCGCTCGACTTCCTGGAGTTCGCCACGGCCCGAGGCGGGCAGCTCTACAAGACGGCCTACCTGCTCACCGGCGGGGACCGGCACCTCGCCGAGGACCTGGTGCAGGAGGCGCTGAGCCGGATGTTCGTGCGCTGGAAGCGCCTGTCACGGCTGGAGAACCCGGCCGGCTACGCGCAGACCGTGTTGGTCAACACCTTCCTGTCACTGCGCCGGCGGCGCAGCAGCCGCGAGCAGGCGACCTTCGAGTTCCCCGAGGTCGCCGTCACCGATGCCGACCCCGCCCTGCGGCTCACCCTGCTGCGCGCGCTGCAGCAACTGCCCGCGCCGGACCGCGCGGTGCTGGTGCTGCGGTTCTGGGAGGACCGCAGCATCGAGGAGACCGCCACCATCCTGGGCCTGAGCTCCACCGCCGTGCGCTCGCGCAGCCACCGGGCATTGGGGCGGCTGCGCGCGCGGCTCGGCGACAGCTTCACCGAGCGGCTGCAGGCACAGCCGCGCTGA
- a CDS encoding RNA-guided endonuclease InsQ/TnpB family protein, producing the protein MSTECAWEKRQFGHRARLALTPAQVQLMDDQAHAARTMWNCLHDWWTMLPKERRSLAAADVAIRQARREVDWLGVLPAQAAQAVLKTYFQAWRNCWEGRADAPNFKARFRSVMSVDVPQGRDLNITRVHRRWGMVTIPKVGRVRFRWTKDLPVGKRANADNRITGARLVKDSLGWHIAFRVQTRESKPVPHTGPEVGIDAGVTVPLALSDGNHQMHERWKSTKEKPNTWLTEKEQAKLLCLEQRAAQRKQHRKPGERTSNRLRTTYDQIAGLRARAKRRHLDWQHQTTTGLAWQYGTVVVEALQVTNMVRSARGTVDEPGKNVAQKRGLNRSISQEAWGRTVDILTYKLAQRGATLHKVPAPGTSQRCSECGLTTPGSRESQALFVCRNTGCGWSGNADHNAARNILHLYRMGHALIPAAGRAVVRRAKRVKPTAARQVGISRPQPEEHFNEVMRHRSASARRWRRCCWPTRRRSCCCSTSRATTWTWRA; encoded by the coding sequence ATGAGCACGGAGTGTGCATGGGAGAAGCGGCAGTTCGGGCACCGTGCCCGACTGGCGCTGACGCCCGCTCAGGTTCAGCTCATGGACGACCAGGCCCATGCGGCCCGGACGATGTGGAACTGTCTGCACGACTGGTGGACGATGCTCCCGAAGGAGCGCCGTTCGCTGGCCGCCGCCGACGTGGCGATCCGCCAGGCCCGTAGGGAGGTCGACTGGCTGGGCGTCCTTCCTGCGCAGGCCGCTCAGGCTGTGTTGAAGACGTACTTCCAGGCGTGGAGGAACTGCTGGGAGGGCCGCGCGGATGCACCGAATTTCAAGGCCCGCTTCCGGTCGGTCATGTCCGTGGACGTGCCGCAGGGCCGGGATCTGAACATCACTCGTGTGCACCGCCGTTGGGGCATGGTGACCATTCCCAAGGTCGGTCGTGTCCGGTTCCGCTGGACCAAGGATCTGCCCGTCGGCAAGCGGGCGAACGCGGACAACAGGATCACCGGGGCACGCCTGGTCAAAGACTCGCTGGGGTGGCACATCGCCTTCCGGGTCCAGACGCGGGAGTCGAAGCCTGTCCCGCACACCGGCCCAGAGGTCGGTATCGACGCCGGGGTCACCGTGCCGCTCGCCCTGTCCGACGGCAACCACCAGATGCACGAGCGGTGGAAGTCCACCAAGGAGAAGCCGAACACCTGGCTGACCGAGAAGGAACAAGCCAAGCTCCTGTGCCTGGAGCAGCGAGCCGCCCAGCGCAAGCAGCACCGCAAGCCCGGCGAACGCACCTCAAACCGCCTTCGCACCACCTATGACCAGATCGCCGGGTTGCGCGCGAGAGCCAAGCGCCGCCACCTCGACTGGCAGCACCAGACCACCACCGGCCTCGCCTGGCAGTACGGCACCGTCGTGGTGGAGGCATTGCAGGTCACGAACATGGTCAGATCCGCCAGGGGAACCGTGGACGAGCCGGGGAAGAACGTCGCCCAGAAGCGCGGCCTCAACCGGTCCATCAGCCAGGAGGCATGGGGGCGTACCGTCGACATATTGACGTACAAGCTCGCCCAGCGCGGTGCCACCCTACACAAGGTCCCCGCCCCGGGAACCTCCCAGCGCTGCTCGGAGTGTGGATTGACCACGCCCGGCAGCAGGGAGAGCCAGGCCCTGTTCGTGTGCAGGAATACCGGCTGCGGCTGGTCCGGCAACGCCGACCACAACGCCGCCCGGAACATCCTGCACCTGTACCGGATGGGCCACGCGCTCATCCCGGCTGCCGGAAGGGCAGTCGTCAGGCGCGCCAAACGCGTCAAGCCCACTGCCGCAAGGCAAGTAGGAATCTCCCGGCCTCAGCCGGAAGAGCACTTCAATGAGGTCATGAGACACCGCTCCGCTTCCGCGCGACGCTGGCGGCGCTGCTGCTGGCCGACCCGGCGCCGCAGCTGCTGCTGCTCGACGAGCCGAGCAACAACCTGGACCTGGCGAGCATGA